Below is a genomic region from Delftia tsuruhatensis.
CTGGCGGGCCACTTCGCCTGAAATGGGCAGCGAGGTCTCCACGCGGCTCAATCCGGAAAGAAGCAGCGCATGGCCGCCTTGGCCAGATGCCGCTTGACGGTGGAGATGGAAATGCCCAGCTCGGCCGCGATCTCGCCATGGCTGAGTCCTTCGAGCTGGGCCAGCAAAAAGGCCTGCTTGGCCAGTGCGGGCAGCCGGCCCAGGCGGCGGTCGATCTCCACAAGGGTCTCCAGCAGCATGAGCCGGACCTCGGGCGGCGGCGCCACGGGCTCGGGCATGGCGGCCAGGGCGTCGAGGTAGGCCTGCTCGATGGCACGGCGCCGCACCTGGTTGATCAGCAGGTTGCGCGCGATGGTGGTCAGATAGGCGCGCGGCTCCCGGACCTGGTCCAGGCCCCGGGCCGTGAGCACCTTCAGGAACGTGCCCTGCGCCAGGTCGGCCGCGTCGAAGGCATTGCCCACCTTCTTGCGCAGCCAGCCCTGCAACCAGCCGTGGTGGGCCAGGTACAGGGCTGTGACTTCTCGGTGCTGGGGGGCGGAGGCGGATGGCATGGCAGGTCCCGATTCCCTTGGGGGCGGGGCCCGCAATCAAACAAGAATCATTCTTATTCGATTGTATCCATGCCAGCCTGTCTCTGCTTCAGAAGCGGTAGCGCGCCGTCAGCAGCACATTGCGCGGTGCCCCGAAATGGTTGTTGTCCTGAGTACTGCCAATGGCCTGGTAGTAGTACTTATCCGTGAGGTTGTTGATGTTCAGCCGTATATCCAGCTGCCGGCTGAATTGGTAGCTCGCCGTGAGGTCCACCAGCGTATACCCCCCCTGGCGCACGCCGTAGCCGGCCGAGCGGGTCTCGCTGCGCGTGCGCACGGATCCACCCAGGGACCAGCGCTGCCAGGCGCCCGGCAACTGGTAGCGGGCCGACAGCTTGAGCAGATGGCGAGGGGTCTGGGTGTCATAGGGCGTGCCGGCCTTGGCGACGTCCGAGTCGCGGACATGCTGCGCTCTGTTGTAGGTGTAGCCGGCCATCAGCTGCAGGGACGGCGTGACGGCACCCGCCACCTCGAACTCCACCCCCCTGCTTCGCACCTCTCCGGTCTGCGCATAGCAGGACGCCACCGTGGGACTGCACTGCGATTGCGGCAGTTGCAGCGGCAGATTCTTCTGGTTGATCTGAAACAGCGCCGCGCTGGCCTGCAGCCGACCCTGGGCGTACTCGCCCTTGACGCCAAGCTCGAGGTTGCGTCCCGTCACCGGGTCCAGCAGCGCGCCGCTGGCACCCTGATTGCTCTGGGGCTGGAACACGCTGGTCCAGCTGGCATAGGCGGAATGCCGGCTGTCCAGCGCATAGACCAGGCCTGCATAGGGCGTGATGCGGTCATGGACCCGGTACCTGCTGGAATCGCTCCACTCCCCCGAGCGCGTGAGCATGTCGTAGGAGTAGGAATCCACGCGCGCACCCAGCAGCGCGGTCAGGGGCTGCGAGACACTCAACCGCAGTGTTCCGTAGGCACCCAGTTGCCGCTGGTGGCCGCGCCGCGACCACAGGGTGTTGATGGCCGGCCGGGCAACGGAGCCTGGGTCCCAGGTCATGGGGTCCACGATCTGCTGGTAGTCCGACGGCCACCCGCCAGGCCCGTCGTCGTCGCTGTTTTGCCTCACGCTGGCGCCGAACACCATTTCATGGGTGCGGCCCAACCATTGCCAGGGCCCCTGCGCGAAGGCGTCCAGGCTGTACTGGGTCTTCTTGTAGGCATAGGCGCCCACGCCCTGGCCGAAGTCCTGCGAATCCTCCAGCGGATAGAGATACGTGCCCAGCATGTCCATCCTGGACTGCAGCACGCGCGCGGTCAGCTGGGTCTTCCAGCCATGGCCCAGCCCATGCTCCAGTTCGGCGAACAGGCTGGCGTTCTCCTTGTTCCAGTAGGCCCAGTCAGGTGTGACGCGCGCCGAACGCAGCAATGGGTAGAAGCTGCCGTCGCGCCGCGTGGGCAGGCCGTTCCAATCGGCGCCAGGGTTGTCCTCGCGGTTGTAGTAGCCGCCCAGGCTCAGTTTCGTGCGCGGTGCGATATCGGCCTCCAGCGTGCCGTAGACCAGTTGGCGCTCGTGGCGGTAGGACCGCTTGAAGGTGTCCGTATCCTGCAACGCGATCACGGCACGGCCACGCAGCGAGCCCGCCGCATTGAGCGGGCCCGAGGCATCGATTTCGCCTCGCCGGTTGCTCCACGAGCCCAGACTGCCCGTCAGTGCGACCTGAGGGGTGTCCGTGGGCCGCTTGCGCACGAGATTGATGGTGCCCGAGGGGTTGCCCGTGCCGGTCATGAGGCCGGCCGCTCCGCGCAGCACCTCCACGCGGTCGTACATGGCCATGGTCGCCAGTCCCTGGGTGTCGTAGTCGAAGGCCAGCGGCACGCCGTCCGCCAGAAACGAGTTGACCTCGAAGCCGCGCACAAAGAACTGCGTGCGCTCCCCGCCACCGATCTGGCGCGTGCTCAGCCCCGTGGCGTCCAGCGCAACCTCCTCCAGCGACTGAAAGCCACGGTCCTCGATCTGCTCGCGCGTGATCACGCTCAGCGACTGCGGCGTCTCGCGCTGTGACAGGCCCAGCCGCGTCGCCGTGCTGCTGGAACCGGCGGCGGCATAGCCGCCCGTGCCTTCGGTCACGGCACTGCGTTCGGCCCGTGCCGTCACGCGCACTTCGGCCAATGCCGTGTCCACGGCCGGGGCCGCGCGCCGGGCCTCGGCGACAGTCTCCAGCACATAGCCGCCCGCTCCTGCCGACAGCGCCTGCAGGTCCGAGCCCGCCAGCAACCTGTCCAATGCCTCACGCACCGTGTGGCTGCCCTGCACGCCCTCGGTGCGCCGGCCCTGGACCAGCGCGGGTGGCGCACTGATGCTCACGCCCGCATCGGCGGCAAAGGCGGCAAGCGCGGCGGCCAGCGGGCCTGAAGGCACCTGGAACTGCCGCAGGGCCGGACTGGCGGATGCCGCCGCCGGCTGGGCCTGGGCGCTGCGCGGCAAGGCCGTGCCTGCGGCCAGGCCCGCAGCCATGAGCACGGCCATGGCGGCCTGGTTCAGAGGAAAGGGAGCGGGCGCCATGCGGCGGGCGGCGGGCTGCAAAGCCATGGTCGGTGTTTCCTTGGAAAGTCGTTCGATGAAATCGGTTGCCATCGAACAGGACACGCCGCCGGACACAAAGGGGCCAGACCCCGCGAGAAAATCATCCGCCCGGAGGTGCCACCGTCACCCAGTAGCGCGTGCGATATCGCACTTGCACGGGCAGCAGGTGCACGAGGTTGCCGAGCACGGCATCGGTGTCGACCAGCTGAAAGGCCCCCGTGACACGCAGCCCGGCCACGGCCGGATCGCAGATCAGCCAGCCCTGCCGGTAGCGCGACAGCTCGGCCAGGAAGTCGGCCAGCCGCATGTCCTGCACCGCCAGCAGGCCGCGCGCCCACTGGCCGGCACCGGCATCCACGGCCGTGGCAGGCTCTATCCGCGTATCGCTGAACGAAAGCCCGGCCCCCGCCGGCACCTGGCGCATTCCGAGGTCTTCATGCAGCACGATCTCCACCGCGCCCTCGAACACCGCCACATGGCTGCGCCCGTCCTCCTGCCGCACGGTGAAGCGCGTCCCCAGCGCACGCACGCGCCCCTGGGCCGTGACGACCACCAACGA
It encodes:
- a CDS encoding sigma-70 family RNA polymerase sigma factor: MPSASAPQHREVTALYLAHHGWLQGWLRKKVGNAFDAADLAQGTFLKVLTARGLDQVREPRAYLTTIARNLLINQVRRRAIEQAYLDALAAMPEPVAPPPEVRLMLLETLVEIDRRLGRLPALAKQAFLLAQLEGLSHGEIAAELGISISTVKRHLAKAAMRCFFPD
- a CDS encoding TonB-dependent siderophore receptor; this translates as MALQPAARRMAPAPFPLNQAAMAVLMAAGLAAGTALPRSAQAQPAAASASPALRQFQVPSGPLAAALAAFAADAGVSISAPPALVQGRRTEGVQGSHTVREALDRLLAGSDLQALSAGAGGYVLETVAEARRAAPAVDTALAEVRVTARAERSAVTEGTGGYAAAGSSSTATRLGLSQRETPQSLSVITREQIEDRGFQSLEEVALDATGLSTRQIGGGERTQFFVRGFEVNSFLADGVPLAFDYDTQGLATMAMYDRVEVLRGAAGLMTGTGNPSGTINLVRKRPTDTPQVALTGSLGSWSNRRGEIDASGPLNAAGSLRGRAVIALQDTDTFKRSYRHERQLVYGTLEADIAPRTKLSLGGYYNREDNPGADWNGLPTRRDGSFYPLLRSARVTPDWAYWNKENASLFAELEHGLGHGWKTQLTARVLQSRMDMLGTYLYPLEDSQDFGQGVGAYAYKKTQYSLDAFAQGPWQWLGRTHEMVFGASVRQNSDDDGPGGWPSDYQQIVDPMTWDPGSVARPAINTLWSRRGHQRQLGAYGTLRLSVSQPLTALLGARVDSYSYDMLTRSGEWSDSSRYRVHDRITPYAGLVYALDSRHSAYASWTSVFQPQSNQGASGALLDPVTGRNLELGVKGEYAQGRLQASAALFQINQKNLPLQLPQSQCSPTVASCYAQTGEVRSRGVEFEVAGAVTPSLQLMAGYTYNRAQHVRDSDVAKAGTPYDTQTPRHLLKLSARYQLPGAWQRWSLGGSVRTRSETRSAGYGVRQGGYTLVDLTASYQFSRQLDIRLNINNLTDKYYYQAIGSTQDNNHFGAPRNVLLTARYRF